TTCATCCCGGTCTCCTCCACCGGACATTTGTTGCTGGCGGAACAGCTCGGCGGTGTCGGACACCGCAGCGACCTATTCAACATCGTCATCCAGTGCGGCGCCGTGCTGGCCGTCCTGCCACTGTTCCCTGAACGCCTGCAACAGTTGCTCCGTCCCTGGACCGATCGGAGCGGAAGGGACTACGGACTGAAACTCCTAACCGCCTTCGGCATCACCGGCGTCGGCGGCGTGGTCCTGGAAAAATCCGGGTTTCAACTGCCCGAAAACCCCTTGCCCGTCGCACTGGCGCTTTTGATCGGCGGTATCGCCTTCCTGGCCGTCGAAGCCCGGCTGCAACGCCGACCGCCCACCGGCGGCGTCACCTGGGCTGTCGCCATCGCCGTGGGCTTGGGCCAGCTGGTGGCGGCCGTTTTCCCGGGAACCTCCCGCTCCGGCGCCACCATCCTCATGGCACTGTTGCTGGGAACCGCACGTCCCCAAGCCACCGAATTCTCCTTCCTGGTCGGCATACCCACCCTCCTGGCCGCCGGTGGACTGAAACTGTTCCAGGCCTGGCGGCACGGCATCAGGCCCGAGGAACCGTGGGCTGTCATCCTGTTGGCCACCGCCGTTTCGGCCCTCGTCTCGTTCGCCGCCGTCAGA
Above is a window of Limisphaera ngatamarikiensis DNA encoding:
- a CDS encoding undecaprenyl-diphosphate phosphatase, with the translated sequence MNEWLAALLLGLVEGLTEFIPVSSTGHLLLAEQLGGVGHRSDLFNIVIQCGAVLAVLPLFPERLQQLLRPWTDRSGRDYGLKLLTAFGITGVGGVVLEKSGFQLPENPLPVALALLIGGIAFLAVEARLQRRPPTGGVTWAVAIAVGLGQLVAAVFPGTSRSGATILMALLLGTARPQATEFSFLVGIPTLLAAGGLKLFQAWRHGIRPEEPWAVILLATAVSALVSFAAVRWMLRYVQTHTFALFGWYRIALGGLILLLSAARP